One region of Oryza glaberrima chromosome 7, OglaRS2, whole genome shotgun sequence genomic DNA includes:
- the LOC127780330 gene encoding uncharacterized protein LOC127780330, which yields MADIAGGEHRVQMPPAQGGDRRGRRVAAPEKWVNCFVRVVALMERTGNALGSLVFTWATVVLLGGYLTMLRSYDDFYYATVIVFIEATRMFSRSNRLDYQLFFRTRGAFRPAAGWNGLIMVACISNAMLCTVLRNYIPYFMNPLWFLGVMLLLAIVQFVCSAASRLHTSYPIRRAISLWSPMVAILLLGPFVLRLYVNSQTNKLFTDASMPKWTIAYVVLLVVVLLVTISRFRFLSIIKLLNGTLGRKREFWCQIILKLCMIASIIMPLLMVDKYNRDALIMLEAFALVLLVSCGNLQIPAATIRVLLPLFRFLTQYYHWADWLIDKKKDGENETLVPSLSIFYGMVLGQGILYIAACILEFFSFIPRRSLIRQSGFGGQWGIASVNLYYAYAFEKYMEGGVLVPKKISLITFAMDSLNSDSPKMQLSSVQMLHVFLQREPTRERIISELTTSTNTMARLISMLGWSSPNHTVVRLYAAKATAELAKSLRVITVPGTVQLVSSLLDIHGKPKKGNPLLDVDGEQEGKQAPIHNTSESQEDRHDAADDQCQIQERHGDTDNLLETQTRSTHINERISFVIRTWQRISEYWSIPKEKPLTDHDLLPALGMSIVNNLASGDENNCVEIHRETNLIWKIIGFTSFRGDTTTSEAQQWVLVKSSVKVLQRLTSIGGEIGIALRYKISKHPFLLRNLADILGNTSSHHELSKLVAGILRNLAIDGDTRQEIGQMQVLITRLMKAFIKSDGTSSTNVDCFLPKVAGQALAMLAMDNVHNCLVMMKEPKLINKLKNMILIPDEKYIYVAASLLRSMCQHAQAKLTELNLKELSHTLREVLERIMNVEGAELEILIGLSSQICKVIPEEFAQELEGGQIKRRFVKRLVDALNANINPGAHCPGIRRVILEQSIYMMECNSLYASCFNEFRMMEALSMVEEMPSRSENYWIFLGGAGFMEYKTPLFALVDRAKEMLGVQCLQDISSSN from the exons ATGGCGGACATCGCCGGCGGAGAACACCGCGTCCAAATGCCGCCGGCGCAAGGCGGTgaccggcgagggcggcgggtaGCCGCGCCGGAGAAGTGGGTGAACTGCTTCGTTCGCGTGGTGGCGCTGATGGAGAGGACGGGCAACGCCCTCGGCTCTCTGGTCTTCACCTGGGCTACCGTCGTCCTGCTAGGCGGCTACCTGACGATGCTCCGCTCCTACGACGATTTCTATTACGCGACGGTCATAGTCTTCATAGAAGCTACAAG GATGTTCAGCCGCAGCAATAGGCTCGATTACCAATTGTTCTTCCGCACGAGAGGTGCCTTCAGACCTGCTGCTGGCTGGAATGGATTGATCATGGTCGCATGTATTTCCAATGCTATGCTCTGCACGGTTCTCCGGAACTACATTCCTTACTTCATGAACCCGTTATGGTTTCTTGGGGTGATGTTACTCCTAGCAATTGTCCAGTTTGTATGTTCAGCGGCATCAAGACTACACACAAGCTATCCGATACGCCGTGCGATATCGTTATGGAGCCCCATGGTTGCAATCCTATTGCTGGGTCCCTTTGTACTACGACTCTATGTTAATTCTCAGACGAACAAACTCTTTACCGATGCCTCAATGCCCAAATGGACGATAGCGTATGTAGTGCTGCTTGTAGTTGTGCTCCTCGTGACAATCAGCAGGTTCCGGTTCCTGAGTATAATCAAGCTACTAAATGGTACTCTAGGCAGAAAACGTGAGTTTTGGTGCCAGATTATTCTGAAACTGTGCATGATTGCCTCAATCATTATGCCTTTGCTTATGGTTGATAAATACAATCGAGATGCGCTCATCATGTTGGAAGCATTTGCTCTGGTACTATTAGTGTCATGCGGCAACCTGCAGATCCCAGCAGCGACAATCCGTGTCTTGCTCCCGCTGTTCCGCTTTCTAACACAGTACTACCACTGGGCTGATTGGCTAATTGACAAGAAAAAAGATGGAGAGAATGAAACCCTCGTGCCATCTCTAAGTATCTTCTACGGGATGGTGCTTGGCCAAGGGATACTCTACATTGCAGCTTGTATCTTGGAGTTCTTTTCCTTCATCCCTCGGAGATCTCTCATCCGCCAGAGTGGATTTGGAGGTCAGTGGGGCATTGCATCTGTCAATTTGTACTACGCATACGCCTTCGAGAAATACATGGAAGGAGGTGTGCTTGTTCCAAAGAAGATCAGCCTCATCACCTTTGCAATGGATTCCCTCAACTCAGACTCACCCAAGATGCAGCTCTCTAGTGTCCAGATGCTGCACGTTTTTCTTCAAAGGGAACCAACCAGGGAACGGATCATATCAGAACTCACCACCTCTACCAACACAATGGCCAGATTAATCAGCATGTTGGGCTGGTCAAGTCCAAACCATACAGTAGTCAGATTATATGCAGCGAAGGCCACTGCAGAGCTTGCAAAGAGCCTCCGGGTCATCACTGTTCCTGGGACAGTGCAGCTTGTATCTTCACTTCTAGACATTCATGGCAAACCGAAAAAGGGAAACCCACTTCTGGATGTAGATGGTGAACAGGAGGGAAAGCAAGCCCCAATTCACAATACATCAGAAAGCCAAGAGGATAGGCATGATGCAGCTGATGACCAATGTCAAATTCAAGAGCGACATGGGGACACTGATAACTTGCTGGAGACACAAACCCGATCAACCCATATCAATGAACGTATATCCTTCGTAATCAGAACCTGGCAACGGATTTCAGAGTACTGGTCAATCCCCAAGGAGAAACCGTTGACAGACCACGATCTTCTTCCTGCACTGGGGATGTCGATTGTTAACAACCTTGCTAGTGGTGATGAAAATAACTGTGTGGAAATTCATAGAGAAACTAACCTCATCTGGAAGATCATAGGATTCACAAGCTTCAGAGGTGACACAACAACTAGCGAGGCACAACAATGGGTCCTGGTGAAGTCATCAGTGAAGGTGTTGCAGAGGCTGACAAGCATTGGAGGGGAAATTGGCATAGCACTCAGGTATAAGATATCAAAACATCCCTTCCTATTAAGAAACCTCGCAGATATCTTGGGAAACACTAGCAGCCATCATGAATTAAGTAAACTTGTTGCTGGAATCCTTAGAAACCTTGCCATTGATGGTGACACAAGGCAGGAGATAGGGCAAATGCAGGTGCTCATAACCAGGCTGATGAAGGCATTCATCAAATCAGATGGAACCTCTAGCACAAATGTTGATTGCTTTCTACCAAAGGTAGCTGGGCAAGCACTGGCAATGTTGGCAATGGATAATGTGCATAACTGCTTAGTTATGATGAAGGAACCAAAGCTCATTAATAAGTTAAAAAATATGATCTTGATCCCTGATGAGAAGTACATATATGTGGCAGCAAGTTTGTTGCGTAGTATGTGCCAGCACGCCCAAGCCAAGCTCACAGAATTAAACCTGAAAGAGTTATCTCACACTTTGCGAGAG GTGTTGGAAAGAATAATGAATGTAGAAGGGGCAGAACTAGAGATCCTCATTGGCCTAAGTTCACAAATATGCAAAGTTATTCCTGAAGAATTTGCCCAAGAACTGGAGGGTGGACAAATTAAGCGAAGGTTTGTGAAGAGGCTAGTTGATGCACTCAATGCAAATATCAACCCAGGTGCTCATTGTCCTGGGATCAGGAGGGTGATACTTGAGCAATCCATATACATGATGGAGTGCAATTCCCTCTATGCTAGTTGTTTCAATGAATTCCGGATGATGGAAGCACTGTCAATGGTAGAAGAGATGCCCTCAAGGAGTGAGAACTACTGGATTTTCTTGGGCGGCGCAGGTTTCATGGAATACAAAACACCTCTCTTTGCTCTTGTGGATAGAGCAAAAGAAATGTTGGGTGTCCAGTGCTTGCAAGACATCAGCAGTTCCAACTGA